Proteins from one Oncorhynchus tshawytscha isolate Ot180627B linkage group LG16, Otsh_v2.0, whole genome shotgun sequence genomic window:
- the LOC112253180 gene encoding zinc finger protein 503: protein MITSPSVSALSNSNTHLVWESINSRNNINKPFLHSVPPSDHLRQAKRVPIKVLRMLTARSGHILHPEYLQPLPSTPISPIELDAKKSPLALLAQTCSQIGKPDPPPSSKLSSITSNGSSDKESKSGPLKMSDIGVDDKSSFKPYSKPSDKKDSSSGVSSGEKTGFRVPSATCQPFTPRTGSPNSSTSASPMPSEGKCGDREDKKDSDCIKNGTTDGSGTTNSHSRISVSCGGINVEVNQHQETPGSKAPSSESSSITSASSASGLGSGLVAPVSPYKPGQTVFPLPPAGMHYPGSLGAYAGYPQHYLPHGGSLVNAQLASMGCSKAGSSPLAGASPPSIMSASLCRDPYCLSYHCASHLAGAASASQQCHDNAMKSGYHHMYPTHLLHGMHSSPQSFSGHPLYPYGFMLPNDPLPHVCNWVSANGPCDKRFSSSEELLIHLRTHTAFTGAEKLISGYPSSSSLASAAAAAMACHMHMPQSGGPGSPGTLTLRSPHHALGLSSRYHPYSKSPLPTGAPVPVPAATGPYYSPYALYGQRLTTASALGYQ, encoded by the exons AACTCTCGGAATAACATCAACAAGCCTTTTCTTCATTCCGTTCCCCCGTCGGACCATCTACGGCAAGCTAAGCGAGTCCCCATCAAGGTTTTGAGAATGCTTACGGCACGATCAGGACACATTTTGCACCCAGAGTATCTTCAACCGTTACCATCTACCCCGATTAGCCCTATTGAG CTAGATGCCAAGAAGAGTCCATTGGCACTGCTGGCGCAGACATGCTCTCAAATCGGTAAACCAGACCCCCCTCCCTCTTCCAAACTCTCCTCGATTACATCTAATGGATCTAGTGACAAGGAATCCAAATCCGGTCCATTAAAAATGAGCGACATCGGTGTGGATGACAAATCTAGCTTCAAACCCTATTCGAAACCGTCCGATAAGAAGGACTCGTCCTCGGGCGTTTCGAGTGGAGAGAAGACTGGTTTCCGAGTACCGAGCGCCACCTGTCAGCCGTTCACGCCACGGACAGGCAGCCCCAACTCCAGCACTTCTGCCTCTCCCATGCCGTCTGAGGGGAAgtgtggagacagggaggacaagAAAGATTCAGATTGTATTAAAAATGGCACAACGGACGGATCTGGAACCACTAACAGCCACAGCAGGATAAGCGTGAGTTGCGGTGGAATTAACGTGGAGGTGAACCAGCACCAGGAGACGCCCGGGTCCAAAGCCCCGTCTTCGGAATCGTCCTCCATAACCTCCGCTTCCTCAGCTTCCGGACTGGGCTCAGGACTTGTAGCCCCGGTCTCTCCTTACAAACCTGGTCAGACAGTTTTTCCCCTGCCGCCTGCTGGCATGCACTACCCCGGGAGTTTAGGGGCCTACGCAGGTTATCCCCAACACTATCTCCCCCATGGCGGCAGCCTGGTTAACGCACAGCTGGCCAGCATGGGCTGCAGTAAAGCCGGATCCAGCCCACTGGCTGGGGCCTCTCCACCCTCCATCATGTCAGCCAGCCTGTGTAGAGACCCTTACTGCTTAAGTTACCATTGTGCCAGCCACTTAGCGGGCGCTGCCAGTGCCTCACAGCAGTGCCACGACAACGCGATGAAATCCGGGTACCACCACATGTACCCGACACACCTTTTGCACGGCATGCACTCCTCTCCGCAGTCATTCAGTGGACACCCTTTGTACCCCTATGGTTTCATGCTCCCCAACGACCCACTTCCTCACGTCTGTAACTGGGTGTCTGCGAACGGACCCTGCGACAAGCGTTTCTCCTCTTCCGAGGAGTTGCTGATACACCTGCGGACGCACACCGCCTTCACCGGGGCGGAAAAGTTGATATCGGGTTACCCTAGTTCCTCATCTTTAGCGAGTGCTGCGGCTGCCGCTATGGCGTGCCACATGCACATGCCGCAGTCAGGAGGCCCTGGAAGCCCCGGGACACTGACCCTGAGGAGTCCGCATCACGCGTTGGGACTAAGCAGCCGTTACCATCCGTACTCCAAGAGCCCCCTGCCAACCGGAGCCCCTGTTCCCGTCCCCGCAGCTACCGGGCCATACTACTCCCCATATGCACTGTACGGCCAGAGACTCACCACAGCATCGGCGCTGGGATACCAGTGA